The genome window CCGGCGGTAGTGGGCAGCGGCTTTGGCCGCTCTCCACTCCAGACCACCCCAAACAGGTGTTACCATTTATTGGAAAAAAATCATTGTTACAACTCACTTATGAGCGTGTGCAGAAGTTGGTATGTGATCAAGAAAAAATAATTGTTGTAACACGCCAAGATCAAAAAGAGCTTATTCTTAATGAATTACCACGCCCTTTCCAGGGTCACATTATTTGTGAGCCAGTGGGAAAAAATACTGCCCCAGCAATCTATTTGGCAAATGACTTTATTGCTCGGCATGACCCTCATGCTCTGGTGGTTGTTGTGCCGGCTGATCATTTTATTCCGGATACAAATGATTTCTGTAAAACGTTGTATGATGCGCTTGCATATGTGGATGGTCATGACGATCTTGCGCTAGTTGGTATCAGGCCGCGTAATGCGGCAACAGGGTATGGTTACATACAGACGGGTTCTGTTGTTTCAGGGGTTGCTCCTTTGTGTTTGCGTGTAGAGCAGTTTCATGAGAAGCCTGTACAAAAAAAAGCAGAAGAATACGTAAGTATGCAAAATATGTGGTGGAATTCAGGTATGGTTGTTGGGCGCGTGCACGCATTTTTGAATGAGTTTAGAGCATGTGCTTCACAGCTTTTTACAGAATTAACAGCCTTTGTGCAAGGGCAATATAACTATCAAGATGTTCAGTCAATATCGTTTGATTATGCGGTGCTTGAGGCAAGTTCTCGAGTTGTTTTGTTTCCTGCAACGTTTGAATGGTGCGATGTGGGTAATGTGTATACGTTTTTGTTGCTTAAGCAGCAATACGATAAAAAACATGATGTTGTTAGTATTAATGGCAGGGCTAATGTAACAAACGTCATAGACAAAAAAGTTGTTTGCATCGGGGTGAGTGACATGTGTATTATTGAAACTGACGATGTAGTTGTGGTTGTACCAAAGCAAGATGTTGAATCGGTTAAGCAGGCCGCACAAAAGGTGTTCACGGTTGGGGTTTAATAGTTATTTTTGGAGATCAATGAAAAGATATCTACTATTATTGTTTGTATTTGTAAGCCTTAGTATTTCTGCATCTGGAAAATATAAGTATCGAGCAAATCTTGTTGAAGTGACATCAGTGAA of Campylobacterota bacterium contains these proteins:
- a CDS encoding mannose-1-phosphate guanylyltransferase — its product is MRNVYVVILAGGSGQRLWPLSTPDHPKQVLPFIGKKSLLQLTYERVQKLVCDQEKIIVVTRQDQKELILNELPRPFQGHIICEPVGKNTAPAIYLANDFIARHDPHALVVVVPADHFIPDTNDFCKTLYDALAYVDGHDDLALVGIRPRNAATGYGYIQTGSVVSGVAPLCLRVEQFHEKPVQKKAEEYVSMQNMWWNSGMVVGRVHAFLNEFRACASQLFTELTAFVQGQYNYQDVQSISFDYAVLEASSRVVLFPATFEWCDVGNVYTFLLLKQQYDKKHDVVSINGRANVTNVIDKKVVCIGVSDMCIIETDDVVVVVPKQDVESVKQAAQKVFTVGV